A single genomic interval of Megalobrama amblycephala isolate DHTTF-2021 linkage group LG15, ASM1881202v1, whole genome shotgun sequence harbors:
- the slc25a44a gene encoding solute carrier family 25 member 44a encodes MMQQKRNIQIIEWEDLDKRKFYSLGVFMTMTTRATVYPFTLIRTRLQVQKGKSLYNGTFDAFFKILKAEGARGLYRGFMVNSFTLISGQAYITTYELVRKYVSCYSSNNTVKSLVAGGAASLVAQSITVPIDVVSQQLMVQGQGCQLTRFKLKPKMAVATSKHKVTFGQTRDIVVQIFHADGFRGFYRGYVASLLTYIPNSAVWWPFYHFYAEQLSKLAPADCPHLLLQAVAGPMAAATASTLTNPMDVVRARVQVEGRSSVIETFKQLMAEEGVWGLTKGLSARIISSLPTSVMIVIGYETLKRLSLRPELVDSRHW; translated from the exons ATGATGCAACAAAAGCGCAACATTCAGATCATCGAATGGGAGGATCTGGACAAGAGGAAGTTCTACTCGCTGGGCGTCTTCATGACCATGACCACACGGGCCACCGTCTACCCGTTCACCCTGATCCGCACCAGACTGCAGGTCCAGAAGGGGAAGTCGCTCTATAACGGCACCTTCGACGCCTTCTTTAAGATTCTGAAGGCCGAGGGGGCGCGTGGCCTCTACCGAGGGTTCATGGTCAACTCGTTCACACTGATCTCAGGTCAGGCCTACATCACTACCTATGAGTTGGTAAGGAAATACGTCTCCTGTTACTCGTCCAATAACACGGTCAAGTCTCTGGTGGCGGGCGGAGCGGCGTCGCTGGTGGCCCAAAGCATCACGGTGCCCATCGACGTGGTGTCCCAGCAGCTGATGGTGCAGGGTCAGGGGTGTCAGCTCACACGTTTTAAACTCAAGCCCAAGATGGCAGTGGCCACGTCCAAACATAAAGTCACATTTGGTCAGACCAGAGACATTGTGGTTCAGATTTTTCACGCGGATGGATTTCGGGGGTTTTATCGTGGATATGTGGCGTCGCTGCTCACCTACATACCCAACAGCGCCGTCTGGTGGCCCTTTTATCACTTTTATGCAg AGCAGCTCTCCAAACTGGCCCCTGCTGACTGTCCGCACCTCCTCCTGCAGGCCGTGGCGGGACCGATGGCTGCAGCTACAGCCTCCACCCTGACCAACCCTATGGACGTGGTCCGAGCCAGAGTACAG GTTGAAGGTCGTTCGTCTGTGATCGAGACGTTTAAGCAGCTCATGGCTGAAGAAGGTGTGTGGGGTCTCACGAAGGGTCTGTCCGCACGCATCATTTCCTCCTTGCCCACGTCTGTCATGATCGTCATCGGTTACGAGACACTAAAGAGACTCAGTCTGCGTCCTGAACTGGTGGACAGCAGACACTGGTGA
- the wdr61 gene encoding WD repeat-containing protein 61 has translation MSTQYSILFKQEHAHEDAIWTAAWGRSEKDGSETIVTGSLDDLVKVWKWSDEKLELQWTLEGHQLGVVSVDISQNGAIAASSSLDAHIRLWDLETGKQIKSMDAGPVDAWAVAFSPDSKYIATGSHLGKVNIFGVESGKKEHSLDTRGKFILSIAYSPDGKHLATGAIDGIINIFDIATGKLLHTLEGHAMPIRSLTFSPDSQLLVTASDDGYIKIYDVQHANLAGTLSGHGSWVLNVAFSPDDTHFVSSSSDKSVKVWDTSSRSCVNTFFDHQDQVWSVKYNPTGSKIVSAGDDRAIHIYDCPK, from the exons ATGAGCACACAG tacagtATACTATTCAAGCAGGAGCATG CTCATGAAGATGCCATCTGGACGGCGGCATGGGGTCGCAGCGAGAAAGATGGGTCAGAAACCATTGTGACCGGCTCTTTGGACGACCTGGTAAAAGTGTGGAAATG GTCGGATGAAAAGCTGGAGCTGCAGTGGACGCTAGAGGGTCACCAGCTGGGCGTGGTGTCGGTGGACATCAGTCAGAACGGAGCGATCGCCGCCTCCAGCTCTCTTGACGCTCACATTCGGCTCTGGGACCTGGAGACTGGTAAACAGATCAAGTCCATGGACGCAGGCCCAG TTGATGCCTGGGCGGTCGCCTTTTCTCCTGACTCCAAATACATCGCCACCGGCAGCCATCTAGGGAAGGTCAACATCTTTGGCGTGGAAAGCGGGAAAAAGGAGCATTCACTGGACACCAGAGGGAAATTCATTCTGAGCATCGCCTAT AGTCCAGATGGAAAGCACTTAGCCACTGGTGCAATAGACGGAATCATTAATATCTTTGATATTGCGACTGGGAAACTCCTGCACACGCTGGAAG GTCATGCGATGCCTATCAGGTCTCTGACCTTTTCTCCAGACTCTCAGCTGCTGGTAACCGCGTCAGACGATGGCTACATCAAGATTTATGACGT GCAGCACGCTAACCTGGCCGGGACACTCAGCGGTCACGGATCCTGGGTGCTGAACGTGGCCTTTTCACCCGACGACACGCACTTTGTGTCCAG TTCGTCCGATAAGAGTGTGAAGGTGTGGGACACAAGCAGCAGATCATGTGTGAACACGTTCTTTGATCATCAGGACCAG gttTGGAGTGTGAAATACAACCCCACGGGCTCAAAAATCGTCTCTGCGGGTGATGACCGAGCCATCCACATTTATGACTGTCCGAAATGA